The Primulina eburnea isolate SZY01 chromosome 13, ASM2296580v1, whole genome shotgun sequence genome includes a region encoding these proteins:
- the LOC140809903 gene encoding LOW QUALITY PROTEIN: lecithin-cholesterol acyltransferase-like 1 (The sequence of the model RefSeq protein was modified relative to this genomic sequence to represent the inferred CDS: inserted 2 bases in 2 codons), producing MKGRLLLRLKFILYLSMATVTSAFAAKDNLHPVILIPGSGGNQLEARLTAEYKPSGLFCNRFFPLKKDCDGWFRIWFDPSVLLKPFAKCYNKRMMMYYDPDADDYHNAPGVETRVSDFGSTQSLLYLDPHLKHATSYMEPLVKFLEQAGYASEKNLFGAPYDFRYALAAEGHPSKVGSKFXEDLKNLVESSSHSNGGKPVIMVSHSLGGLFVLHFLNRNSNYWRQRYIKHFIALSAPWGGTVDEMLTFASGNTFGVPXVDPLVVREQQRSSANNLWLMPSPKVFNDTKPLVITPNSSYTVLDIPHFLRDIGFPEGVQPYKTRVLPLVENLTAPLVPVTCITGSEVRTPETLLYGDHGFDKDPDIQYGDGDGTVNMVSLLALQRAWTNSKNQTLKVIKLPGVTHTSILNGESSLDVIIGEISSINSHISDSIVSSTVS from the exons ATGAAGGGTCGTCTTCTTCTCCGCTTGAAATTTATCTTATATCTGTCAATGGCCACAGTGACATCTGCATTTGCAGCTAAAGACAACCTGCATCCAGTCATTTTGATACCTGGCAGTGGCGGCAACCAGTTGGAAGCAAGATTGACCGCAGAGTACAAGCCTTCGGGCTTGTTTTGCAACAGATTCTTCCCTTTGAAGAAGGACTGCGATGGATGGTTCAGGATTTGGTTCGATCCCAGTGTTCTTTTGAAACCTTTCGCTAAGTGTTACAATAAAAGAATGATGATGTATTATGACCCGGATGCGGATGATTATCACAATGCTCCTGGTGTGGAGACTAGAGTCTCCGATTTTGGCTCCACGCAATCCCTTCTTTACCTCGATCCTCACCTCAA GCACGCTACATCATACATGGAGCCCCTCGTCAAATTTTTAGAACAAGCAGGATATGCGAGTGAGAAAAATCTGTTTGGTGCACCTTACGATTTTCGTTATGCATTAGCTGCAGAAGGGCATCCCTCAAAAGTTGGCTCAAAGT TGGAAGACCTTAAGAACCTCGTCGAATCGAGTAGCCATTCCAATGGAGGAAAGCCGGTAATTATGGTATCACATAGCTTAGGAGGCCTCTTTGTTCTCCACTTTCTCAACCGGAACTCGAATTATTGGCGCCAAAGGTACATCAAACACTTTATTGCATTGTCGGCACCGTGGGGTGGCACGGTCGATGAAATGCTCACTTTTGCCTCTGGAAATACATTTGGAGTGC TGGTTGATCCACTAGTAGTAAGGGAACAGCAGAGAAGTTCTGCTAATAACTTGTGGCTCATGCCCTCTCCCAAGGTGTTTAACGATACTAAACCACTTGTAATCACGCCAAACTCTTCATACACCGTGCTTGATATCCCGCATTTTCTTCGAGATATTGGGTTTCCTGAAGGAGTCCAACCTTATAAAACACGAGTTTTGCCTTTGGTTGAGAACTTAACCGCCCCCTTGGTGCCGGTGACGTGCATCACCGGCAGCGAGGTGAGGACACCAGAGACGTTGCTTTATGGGGATCATGGCTTTGACAAGGACCCCGATATTCAGTATGGAGATGGCGATGGAACGGTTAATATGGTTAGCTTGTTGGCGTTGCAACGGGCGTGGACGAACTCGAAAAACCAGACCCTAAAGGTGATCAAGCTTCCTGGGGTTACTCACACATCTATACTCAATGGCGAGTCTTCACTTGATGTGATAATTGGAGAAATTTCTTCCATCAATTCTCACATCTCTGATTCAATTGTTTCAAGTACTGTTTCATAG